A window of the Vibrio fluvialis genome harbors these coding sequences:
- the secF gene encoding protein translocase subunit SecF, whose translation MFQILKAEKTIDFMRWSKVTFMLSLLMIGASIFTLSTKWLNWGLDFTGGTLIEVGFEQPANLEEIRTSLEAKGFGDATVQNFGSAREVMVRLRPRDDMAGQTLGNQILDAIKEGTGKAVEMRRIEFVGPNVGDELTEAGGLAIIVSLICILIYVSMRFEWRLAAGAVLSLAHDVIITLGVFSLLQIEVDLTIVAALLTVVGYSLNDTIVVFDRIRENFRKLRKGEPAEIMNISITQTLSRTLITSGTTLFVVIALFVQGGANIHGFATALLLGITVGTYSSIYVASALALRLGITREHLLPPQVEKEGADLDELP comes from the coding sequence ATGTTTCAAATTCTGAAAGCAGAGAAAACGATCGACTTTATGCGTTGGTCGAAGGTCACTTTCATGCTGTCGCTGCTGATGATCGGAGCTTCGATCTTCACGCTGTCGACCAAATGGCTGAACTGGGGCCTGGACTTCACCGGCGGTACGCTGATTGAAGTCGGTTTTGAGCAGCCTGCGAACCTTGAAGAGATTCGTACGTCGTTGGAAGCGAAAGGTTTTGGTGATGCAACGGTGCAGAACTTTGGCTCTGCCCGTGAAGTCATGGTACGTCTGCGTCCACGTGATGATATGGCAGGCCAGACACTGGGTAACCAGATTCTGGATGCTATCAAAGAAGGTACCGGTAAAGCGGTGGAAATGCGCCGTATCGAGTTCGTCGGTCCTAACGTGGGTGACGAACTGACAGAGGCGGGTGGTCTGGCGATCATCGTATCACTGATCTGTATCCTGATTTACGTCTCAATGCGCTTTGAATGGCGTCTGGCGGCCGGTGCTGTGTTGTCACTGGCGCACGACGTCATCATTACGCTTGGCGTGTTCTCTCTGTTGCAAATCGAAGTGGACTTGACGATTGTCGCGGCACTGCTGACGGTGGTCGGTTACTCGCTCAACGATACCATCGTGGTTTTTGACCGGATTCGTGAAAACTTCCGCAAATTGCGTAAGGGCGAACCGGCTGAGATCATGAACATTTCGATCACACAAACGCTGAGCCGTACGCTGATCACTTCCGGAACCACGTTGTTTGTGGTGATTGCTCTGTTTGTACAGGGCGGCGCGAACATTCATGGTTTTGCTACCGCACTATTGTTGGGTATTACCGTCGGTACTTACTCATCAATCTACGTCGCATCGGCTCTGGCTCTGAGACTGGGAATTACCCGTGAGCACCTGCTTCCACCACAAGTGGAAAAAGAAGGTGCAGATCTCGACGAGCTGCCATAA
- the yajC gene encoding preprotein translocase subunit YajC, whose translation MSLISVAHAAGEGAPQGGGFEMLIMLGMFAVIFYFMIYRPQSKRVKEHKNLMSSMGKGDEVLTSGGLVGKITKIAEDNDYISIELNTNNEVVIKKDFVTAVLPKGTLKSL comes from the coding sequence ATGAGTCTAATTTCTGTAGCACATGCAGCAGGTGAAGGTGCCCCACAAGGTGGTGGTTTTGAAATGCTGATCATGCTGGGCATGTTCGCGGTAATCTTCTACTTCATGATCTACCGCCCACAATCAAAGCGTGTGAAAGAGCATAAAAACCTGATGTCCTCCATGGGCAAAGGTGATGAAGTTCTGACAAGCGGTGGTCTGGTTGGCAAAATCACGAAGATTGCAGAAGACAACGACTACATCTCAATCGAACTGAACACAAACAATGAAGTTGTGATCAAAAAAGACTTCGTCACTGCAGTGCTGCCAAAAGGTACACTGAAATCTCTATAA
- the secD gene encoding protein translocase subunit SecD — MLNRYPLWKYLMVVFAIAISALYALPNIYGEDPAIQVTGARGASVDMSTLDAVTKALDTAHLSHKSIALENGSILVRFNDTDTQISARDVISEALGSDKIVALNLAASTPDWLESIGAAPMKLGLDLRGGVHFLMEVDMDAAMEKLIGQQEEAFRSELREEKIRYRAIRPLANSVEITLRDAEQVDQARKALESKHRDMTFAPSDTEGRFILTATFTEARLQEIRNYAVEQNITILRNRVNELGVAEPLVQRQGATRIVVELPGVQDTARAKEILGATATLEFREVDDKADLAAAASGRVPAGSEIKLDRSGRPVVLKKRVILGGSSITDASSSTDEYGRPQVNISLDSEGGSKMAAFSKKNIGKLMATVFAEYKDSGEKTAEGKVILTKHEEVINQATIQSALGRNFRITGINSVAEAHNLALLLRAGALIAPISIVEERTIGPSMGQQNIDMGIQACIWGLLAVMIFTALYYRKFGLIANVALAANLVLIIGVMSMIPGATMTLPGIAGIVLTVGMAVDANVLIFERIREELRDGRNPQQAIHQGYANAFSTIADANITTLITAIILFAVGTGAIKGFAVTLSIGILTSMFTAIIGTRCIVNLLYGGKRINKLSI; from the coding sequence GTGTTAAACCGTTATCCATTATGGAAGTACCTGATGGTGGTGTTTGCCATTGCCATCTCTGCCTTGTATGCACTTCCAAATATCTACGGTGAAGATCCGGCTATTCAAGTTACAGGGGCGCGTGGCGCCTCTGTAGATATGTCAACGCTGGATGCTGTCACCAAAGCGCTCGATACGGCGCACCTTTCTCATAAATCCATTGCTCTCGAAAATGGATCCATTCTTGTTCGATTTAACGACACCGATACTCAAATCAGTGCCCGCGACGTGATCAGCGAAGCGTTAGGCAGTGACAAGATTGTGGCGTTAAACCTGGCTGCTTCAACTCCGGATTGGTTGGAATCGATTGGCGCTGCGCCAATGAAACTCGGTCTCGATCTGCGCGGCGGCGTGCACTTCCTGATGGAAGTCGACATGGATGCGGCAATGGAGAAATTGATCGGTCAGCAGGAAGAAGCTTTCCGCAGCGAACTGCGTGAAGAAAAAATCCGTTACCGTGCGATTCGTCCTCTGGCGAATTCAGTGGAAATTACGCTGCGTGATGCCGAACAGGTCGATCAGGCGCGTAAAGCACTGGAATCCAAGCACCGTGATATGACGTTTGCTCCTTCAGACACCGAAGGTCGTTTCATTCTGACTGCCACCTTTACTGAGGCGCGTCTGCAGGAAATCCGTAACTATGCTGTTGAACAGAACATCACCATTCTGCGTAACCGTGTAAACGAACTGGGTGTGGCTGAGCCACTGGTTCAGCGTCAGGGTGCTACTCGCATCGTGGTTGAACTGCCAGGGGTTCAGGATACAGCGCGTGCCAAAGAAATCTTAGGCGCAACGGCCACGCTTGAATTCCGCGAAGTGGATGATAAAGCTGATCTAGCGGCCGCGGCTTCGGGTCGTGTACCTGCGGGCAGCGAAATCAAACTGGATCGTTCAGGCCGTCCGGTTGTGCTGAAAAAACGTGTGATTCTGGGCGGTTCAAGCATCACGGATGCAAGTTCAAGCACCGATGAATACGGTCGTCCACAGGTAAACATTTCGCTCGACAGCGAAGGCGGCAGCAAAATGGCGGCGTTCTCGAAAAAGAACATCGGCAAGTTGATGGCGACCGTGTTTGCTGAATACAAAGACAGTGGCGAGAAAACCGCTGAAGGCAAAGTGATTCTGACCAAGCATGAAGAAGTGATCAACCAGGCGACCATTCAGTCAGCTCTGGGCCGTAACTTCCGCATCACCGGGATTAACTCTGTTGCCGAAGCGCACAACCTGGCGCTGTTGCTGCGTGCAGGCGCACTGATCGCACCTATCTCTATCGTTGAAGAGCGCACCATTGGTCCATCAATGGGACAGCAAAACATCGATATGGGTATTCAGGCGTGTATCTGGGGTCTGCTGGCGGTGATGATCTTCACTGCACTGTACTACCGTAAGTTTGGTTTGATCGCCAACGTTGCGCTTGCGGCAAACCTGGTGCTGATCATCGGTGTGATGTCGATGATTCCGGGTGCCACCATGACGCTGCCGGGCATTGCGGGTATCGTTCTGACGGTCGGTATGGCGGTCGACGCCAACGTCTTGATCTTCGAGCGTATTCGTGAAGAGCTGCGTGATGGACGCAATCCTCAGCAAGCGATTCACCAGGGTTATGCTAACGCGTTCAGTACCATTGCTGATGCCAACATCACCACGCTGATCACGGCAATCATTCTGTTTGCCGTAGGTACAGGTGCGATTAAAGGCTTCGCGGTCACGCTGTCTATCGGTATTTTGACCTCCATGTTTACCGCTATCATCGGTACACGTTGCATCGTCAACCTGCTGTACGGCGGTAAACGCATCAACAAATTGTCGATCTAA